The Bacteroidota bacterium genome contains a region encoding:
- a CDS encoding AAA family ATPase, producing MNQIFLPSLLSLNIRNFSLYPNNGGLDFHYDFKNGLNLFVGGNGTGKTTLTKLIKFALIGHYREQTDTSIYKGVERIKRPEYPKNYYRNRMDDGFANNNLAEVTLTFNINNSEFSVTRNLYDISLTKATVKKSGKTIKLEGVVISQEKYEKLSEKEKQKHLQFKYEELVTEAAQFGSFDGLIFFVNEILYFGEDRNLILWDWNIQEELSSKYFNDPALDTKRSKLKLKQKNFDTQARQTSEEIKAITDAINQAEKAGSDKNLSGKDAYVSLNDLKTKLDKEEAKILSLQKERVECTEQRKYLNSMRIKISQQLNELENDIKIEEGKVHDIIWRNKNPKYEVYQKHLKNNRACPACNQALSDKEFSKVYETGEDCFVCHKPLKSNTAKSPKLLKLSQELEKKQNEQVNTERKITEIEKKLDDLDSAYNKLDVSVFNLKTEIRKLDFEINQDQSKNKGKEPSPDDFKRKLQLVIKELEEKKKKYQEESKNYGDEVAKINKQMNDMQVKIVSELSKIFSKFASNFLGIECVLVNEDVVVEKGRRIKVFLPRVGKEIQPREEEEAFSESQRFFVDLSFRMSLLNYFYKEPAFFICETPDSSLDISYERNAAEVFLEYLKQKNALVITSNLNNSDFLSYILKNAPDKNHINLLKIGRISNIQSDSKILIQTNEKIEKLIYDRR from the coding sequence ATGAATCAAATATTTTTACCATCCCTTTTAAGTTTAAACATTCGTAACTTTTCTTTGTATCCAAACAATGGAGGGCTTGACTTTCATTACGACTTTAAAAATGGATTGAACCTATTTGTTGGTGGTAATGGAACCGGTAAAACAACTCTGACGAAACTTATCAAGTTTGCTTTAATCGGGCATTACAGAGAACAGACAGACACTTCTATTTACAAAGGAGTTGAGAGAATAAAACGACCTGAGTATCCTAAAAATTATTATCGCAACAGAATGGATGACGGTTTCGCAAATAATAATTTGGCAGAAGTTACTCTCACTTTTAATATAAACAATTCAGAGTTCTCAGTTACCAGAAATCTATACGACATTTCTCTTACCAAAGCAACAGTCAAGAAATCTGGCAAAACAATAAAATTAGAAGGTGTAGTAATTTCTCAAGAGAAGTATGAGAAACTCTCTGAAAAGGAAAAGCAAAAACATCTTCAATTCAAATATGAGGAGTTGGTAACAGAAGCTGCACAGTTTGGAAGTTTTGACGGCTTGATATTTTTTGTAAACGAGATTTTATATTTCGGAGAAGACCGAAATCTAATTCTTTGGGACTGGAACATTCAGGAAGAATTATCAAGCAAATATTTCAATGACCCTGCTTTAGATACGAAGCGTTCTAAACTTAAGTTGAAACAAAAAAACTTTGATACACAGGCACGGCAAACTTCGGAAGAAATCAAAGCAATCACCGATGCTATTAATCAGGCAGAAAAAGCGGGTTCAGATAAAAATTTATCAGGCAAGGATGCTTATGTTTCACTCAATGACCTCAAAACTAAACTGGACAAAGAGGAAGCAAAAATTCTGTCCTTACAGAAGGAAAGAGTTGAATGCACCGAGCAGAGAAAATATTTGAACTCAATGAGAATTAAAATCTCTCAACAACTAAATGAACTTGAGAATGACATCAAAATTGAAGAAGGTAAAGTTCATGATATAATTTGGCGGAACAAAAATCCAAAATACGAAGTATATCAAAAACATTTAAAAAACAATCGTGCCTGTCCAGCATGTAATCAAGCATTGTCAGATAAAGAGTTTTCCAAAGTTTATGAAACAGGTGAGGATTGTTTCGTTTGTCACAAACCTCTTAAAAGCAATACTGCAAAGAGTCCCAAACTTTTGAAACTTTCACAGGAGCTTGAGAAGAAACAGAATGAACAAGTAAATACAGAAAGAAAAATTACGGAAATTGAAAAAAAGTTAGACGATTTAGATTCTGCATATAATAAACTTGATGTTTCAGTTTTCAATTTGAAAACTGAGATAAGGAAACTTGATTTTGAAATAAATCAAGACCAATCAAAAAATAAAGGGAAAGAACCAAGCCCTGATGATTTCAAACGAAAACTACAATTAGTAATAAAAGAGCTTGAAGAAAAGAAGAAGAAGTATCAAGAAGAAAGTAAAAACTATGGAGACGAAGTTGCTAAAATCAACAAGCAGATGAATGATATGCAAGTGAAAATAGTATCAGAGCTATCAAAAATATTTTCAAAGTTTGCAAGCAATTTCTTGGGGATAGAATGTGTTTTGGTAAACGAAGATGTAGTAGTTGAGAAAGGAAGGAGAATTAAAGTCTTTTTACCAAGAGTTGGAAAAGAGATTCAGCCGAGAGAAGAGGAAGAAGCATTTTCAGAATCACAACGATTCTTTGTTGACCTTTCTTTTCGTATGAGTTTACTAAATTACTTCTATAAAGAGCCAGCTTTCTTTATCTGCGAAACTCCCGACAGTAGTTTAGATATTTCATACGAAAGAAATGCGGCAGAAGTATTTTTAGAATACCTGAAACAAAAAAATGCTCTTGTGATAACTTCTAACTTAAACAACAGTGATTTTCTTTCTTACATTTTAAAAAACGCACCTGATAAAAACCACATCAACCTTTTAAAGATTGGCAGAATTTCAAATATCCAGTCTGACAGTAAAATATTAATTCAGACAAATGAAAAAATAGAAAAATTAATTTATGACAGAAGATAA
- a CDS encoding T9SS type A sorting domain-containing protein, whose amino-acid sequence MYTKRLFVVFFLLFIGLKCYSQYNPFFQSYGAINDFTILSLDTVHDGGYITCGIDQTSNGGDFLIIKTDIDGIEEWRYHNNKFDGLDSTNTLYSIKETLDKGFIGIGNIQKDPISNYYDNLIVKLDSLGSLEWEKEYDFAFSDWLTTIYEKEDTSYIISGTANDDNVFLKLNSQGDTIWTKVIPKLNSQTVFKVSKIFKIDTCYYYLGYTDSIMPSLYSFGFTTIIKTNISGNLIWSKNFRDTSSVYGTSYFQLANDTTFLINCAMKTSNSLYYVQQKKIDLQGNWISTTPLPFGGKFESDSILYYPQSGFVNSDSLYLKKGNFITGGNRNIYGFFCHDCFFLDFIIDRRKNILICGSQSSLGVNGILVKGIDTLVGLGNEELLSLNHPVKVYPNPASEWLNFEVNTSTNYNLQLYNSLGSIVKEYSNLHINNFSINVSSLERGFYYYILNNSRQKIAVGKIVLK is encoded by the coding sequence ATGTATACAAAACGCCTTTTTGTTGTTTTCTTTCTTCTGTTTATTGGTTTAAAATGTTATTCCCAATACAATCCATTTTTTCAGTCCTATGGGGCTATCAATGATTTTACAATTTTATCATTAGATACCGTTCATGATGGTGGTTATATAACTTGTGGAATTGACCAAACATCAAATGGCGGTGATTTTTTAATAATCAAAACGGATATTGATGGTATTGAGGAGTGGCGCTATCATAACAATAAGTTTGATGGCTTAGACAGCACCAATACACTTTATTCAATTAAAGAAACGTTGGATAAAGGATTCATTGGCATTGGAAATATACAAAAGGATCCTATATCGAACTACTATGACAATTTAATAGTGAAACTAGACAGCTTAGGGAGTTTAGAATGGGAAAAGGAATACGATTTCGCTTTCTCTGACTGGCTTACTACTATATATGAAAAAGAGGATACTTCCTACATTATTTCCGGCACCGCTAATGATGATAATGTATTTTTAAAACTTAATTCGCAGGGAGATACTATTTGGACAAAAGTAATTCCTAAACTAAACAGTCAAACTGTTTTTAAAGTCAGTAAGATTTTCAAAATAGATACTTGCTATTACTATTTAGGTTACACTGATTCAATAATGCCCTCGCTATATTCTTTTGGGTTTACTACCATTATTAAAACGAATATTTCGGGCAATCTCATTTGGTCAAAAAATTTTCGGGACACTTCTAGCGTCTATGGAACAAGCTATTTTCAATTGGCTAACGATACTACTTTTTTAATTAATTGTGCAATGAAGACTTCAAATTCTTTGTATTATGTTCAACAAAAAAAAATTGATTTACAAGGCAACTGGATTAGTACAACTCCTTTGCCTTTTGGCGGAAAATTTGAAAGTGACAGTATTTTATATTATCCTCAATCAGGTTTTGTTAATAGCGATTCACTTTACCTGAAGAAGGGAAATTTTATAACTGGTGGAAATAGAAATATCTATGGTTTTTTTTGTCATGATTGCTTTTTTTTAGATTTTATAATTGACAGAAGGAAAAACATACTCATATGTGGCTCACAAAGCTCGTTAGGAGTAAATGGGATTTTAGTTAAAGGTATTGATACGTTAGTCGGTTTGGGAAATGAAGAATTATTGAGTTTAAATCATCCAGTAAAAGTTTATCCTAATCCAGCCAGTGAGTGGCTGAATTTTGAAGTAAATACATCTACTAACTATAACCTCCAATTGTATAATAGCTTGGGGAGTATAGTCAAAGAGTATTCAAACCTACACATCAACAATTTTTCGATTAATGTAAGTTCCTTGGAAAGAGGATTCTATTACTACATTCTTAATAACAGTAGGCAAAAAATTGCCGTTGGAAAAATAGTTTTAAAATAA
- a CDS encoding site-specific DNA-methyltransferase, translated as MQFNKNKTAFIHQWYPFVEGYSKEFITTIIEEIDYEPQFALDPFAGSGTTPVELQGMGINCYSFEVSPFMHLLATVKLERGYNLQDFIDHQITVGQFLNGPIQPIRKFLSPPLAQTFQPRKGKTKWVFDIGVMNGILDIKYAVSMLTDAKYRKLFSIALASILLDVSNVYRNGKCLSYKEDWKERKTKRREVHKKFLDKLSNLIQPDIERLETIESTVENLRYCIHGDVRNSISQIPNGSIDLVITSPPYLNSRDYTDIYLAELWILDLVKNYEELKQLRHNTFISHVQVKHGEIEALEITELKRVLKKLNSKKVEMWNDDLPTMIKGYFKDMDTLFAQLRLKMQPNKKVFFNVANSAYYGVEIKVDEIVSAIAETHGFTINEIREARQLKPSSQQKETIKSLRESVIVMTS; from the coding sequence ATGCAGTTTAATAAAAATAAGACTGCATTTATTCATCAATGGTATCCATTTGTTGAAGGTTACTCCAAAGAATTTATTACAACCATAATTGAGGAAATTGATTATGAACCTCAATTTGCATTGGATCCCTTTGCAGGTAGCGGAACGACACCAGTTGAACTTCAAGGAATGGGAATCAATTGTTATTCTTTTGAAGTTAGTCCTTTCATGCACTTGTTGGCAACTGTTAAATTAGAAAGGGGATACAACCTTCAGGATTTCATTGACCACCAGATTACTGTGGGACAATTTTTGAATGGACCTATACAACCAATTAGAAAATTTTTGTCTCCACCACTTGCTCAAACTTTTCAACCACGCAAAGGAAAAACAAAATGGGTATTTGATATTGGTGTAATGAATGGAATACTTGACATAAAATATGCTGTTAGTATGCTTACTGATGCGAAATACAGAAAGTTGTTTTCAATTGCACTTGCTTCAATTTTACTTGATGTCAGTAATGTTTACAGGAATGGAAAATGTTTGTCTTACAAGGAAGATTGGAAAGAAAGAAAAACGAAACGAAGGGAAGTTCATAAAAAGTTTTTAGACAAACTTTCAAATCTCATTCAACCCGATATTGAAAGATTAGAAACGATTGAAAGTACGGTTGAAAATTTACGATACTGTATTCACGGAGATGTGAGAAATTCTATTTCTCAAATTCCTAATGGAAGTATTGACTTGGTAATTACTTCACCTCCTTATCTCAACTCAAGAGATTACACGGATATTTACTTGGCAGAACTTTGGATACTTGACTTGGTAAAAAACTATGAAGAATTAAAACAACTTCGGCACAATACTTTTATTTCTCATGTGCAAGTGAAGCATGGCGAAATTGAAGCATTGGAAATTACAGAACTGAAAAGAGTTTTAAAAAAACTTAACTCTAAGAAAGTTGAAATGTGGAATGATGATTTGCCGACAATGATAAAGGGTTACTTCAAAGATATGGACACGCTATTTGCTCAATTAAGATTGAAGATGCAGCCAAACAAAAAAGTGTTTTTCAATGTTGCAAACTCTGCTTACTATGGAGTTGAAATAAAAGTTGATGAAATTGTCTCTGCAATAGCAGAAACTCACGGCTTTACTATAAATGAAATTCGTGAAGCAAGACAACTGAAACCAAGTAGTCAGCAAAAAGAAACTATCAAGTCATTACGGGAAAGCGTAATTGTTATGACTTCTTAA